From one Brachypodium distachyon strain Bd21 chromosome 4, Brachypodium_distachyon_v3.0, whole genome shotgun sequence genomic stretch:
- the LOC100837105 gene encoding regulation of nuclear pre-mRNA domain-containing protein 1A, with translation MSGASNSAFSEEVLADKLAKLNNTQQCIETLSHWCIYHRKDAELIVQTWAKQFHSSGNEQKVPFLYLANDILQNSKRNGTEFVEEFWKVLPSTLKDVAENGDDRGKKTVSRLVDIWQERRVFGSRAGGIKDVMLGTAPLPVLDMTKKRSHGSSIKIVKRDSRSVKLRLSVGGTAERIVSALHNVLSEQGDEDSDLEKCKTSMRHVGKMEKDVDSACSKAEDPRREPLCTELKGEEASMKKCIEKLKVVEENRAAVVSELKEALQEQESELEKVRTQLQLAEAMVEETANMQRRLNNEPIIPSAKLTSSAETGKPLSNGQVKGQQKTAAAILADKIAASSNSQQILQSALSKFAAENSSEMRSDKRLKVDQVSQVPSVANAAAFVPMPPITTTTVQQPQTILVQQTSVQNQAPAPQPQYNMYQAPAQHYVQQPGGLMMGMPYNMNTMNPPPPPPLPQMMNLARPSPSTPQAQMGLMAQTQPQQPTQQMLQQQMQMNVVPPMQFTLQQSGAPPFRPLQPPPGMQFFHHQSQ, from the exons ATGAGCGGCGCGTCCAACAGCGCCTTCAGCGAGGAGGTACTCGCCGACAAGCTCGCCAAGCTCAACAACACGCAGCAGTGCATCGAGA CGCTGTCGCATTGGTGCATCTACCATCGGAAGGATGCAGAGCTAATTGTCCAGACATGGGCTAAGCAGTTCCATAGCTCTGGAAACGAACAGAAGGTCCCTTTTCTTTACCTCGCTAATGACATCCTACAGAACAGTAAGCGCAATGGCACAGAGTTTGTGGAAGAATTCTGGAAGGTGCTCCCCAGTACGCTTAAAGATGTAGCTGAAAATGGCGATGACCGTGGGAAGAAAACTGTGTCTAGGCTG GTTGATATATGGCAAGAAAGAAGAGTTTTTGGTTCACGTGCTGGAGGCATCAAGGATGTGATGCTTGGAACTGCTCCCCTGCCTGTATTAGATATGACCAAAAAGAGGTCTCACGGTTCATCCATAAAGATTGTTAAAAGAGATTCACGTTCCGTAAAACTG AGACTAAGCGTTGGAGGAACTGCAGAGAGAATTGTATCTGCATTGCATAATGTTCTTAGTGAACAAGGAGATGAAGATTCTGACCTGGAAAAATGCAAGACTTCTATGCGTCATGTTGGAAAGATGGAGAAGGATGTTGACAGTGCCTGTAGCAAAG CTGAGGATCCTCGCCGTGAGCCCCTTTGCACAGAATTAAAGGGTGAGGAGGCCAGCATGAAAAAATGCATCGAGAAACTCAAAGTAGTTGAAGAAAATAGAGCGGCTGTTGTGTCTGAGTTGAAAGAGGCATTGCAGGAACAG GAATCTGAGCTGGAGAAGGTCCGCACTCAATTACAG CTGGCTGAAGCAATGGTAGAAGAAACAGCCAACATGCAGCGGAGACTCAATAATGAGCCAATCATTCCGTCTGCCAAACTAACGTCATCAGCAGAGACAGGAAAACCACTCTCCAATGGGCAAGTAAAGGGCCAGCAGAAGACAGCTGCTGCTATTCTTGCGGATAAGATCGCAGCATCATCAAACTCTCAGCAGATACTCCAGTCTGCTCTTTCCAAGTTTGCTGCAGAGAATTCATCTGAGATGCGCTCAGATAAGAGGTTAAAAGTTGATCAGGTCTCACAGGTTCCGAGCGTTGCAAATGCTGCTGCCTTTGTACCAATGCCGCCGATCACCACCACAACGGTACAACAGCCCCAAACAATATTGGTACAACAAACTTCTGTCCAAAACCAAGCTCCTGCACCTCAGCCCCAATATAATATGTACCAGGCTCCTGCACAGCATTATGTCCAGCAGCCTGGAGGTTTAATGATGGGCATGCCATACAACATGAACACCATGaatcctcctccacctccgcccctgccgcaGATGATGAACTTAGCAAGACCCTCGCCTTCAACACCTCAGGCACAAATGGGTTTAATGGCACAGACACAGCCGCAACAACCTACACAACAGATGCTTCAGCAGCAAATGCAGATGAATGTGGTGCCACCGATGCAGTTCACACTTCAGCAGTCCGGTGCACCACCTTTCAGGCCTTTGCAACCACCTCCAGGGATGCAATTTTTCCATCACCAATCTCAGTGA